One genomic window of Cyprinus carpio isolate SPL01 chromosome B8, ASM1834038v1, whole genome shotgun sequence includes the following:
- the eps15 gene encoding epidermal growth factor receptor substrate 15 isoform X4, translated as MAASLSLTQLSSGNPVYEKYYRQVDPSGSGRVGAADAALFLKRSGLTDLILGKIWDLADSDRKGSLNKQQFFVALRLVACAQNGLEVSLKSLNTAVPPPKFHDTSSPLQFGPVPTDCPWVVKAEEKLKFDAIFDSLSPVGGMLTGDKVKPVLLNSKLPVDVLGRVWELSDIDRDGMLDRDEFAVAMHLVYRALESEPVPMSLPATLIPPSKRKKLATPPVMPLLPSPAQHKERGSAHSGSKTLPAKPTPPQWVVSPAEKAKYDDLFTKTDSDMDGLVSGAEVRDIFLKTGLPSATLARIWELCDIGDIGKLSRDQFALALYLINQKLSKGIDPPQTLSPEMIPPSDRLTQQNNAATVQAADFSAIKELDSLTNEIMDLQKEKSVVEQDIKEREETIRQRNSEVQDLQEEVQKGSEELSRLQAERQEVQEKLERLDEQKRSLEEQLKLIQQQCSQENQLIQSLQVEHSEQEQRIGDYEEELTRAREELLHLQEETRQLGEKVQSARAQLCPLEDAVKESHTQIAREQKRLADLKTEEREVTARLTWKILEEPVLVNGTAPSSEQHEQLQWPQPTAQLLEKPKEDKVQDEEEQSSVDEPQELRVTEEQPGSEAEEPSTTLEEQEPKADFYSSDLYNSGLSTASPTTMAWPLGNTESTTQANPEPEVEEEKEKAEEQPSTSTPKAETVEPEKMEAAQQVTNPPSGPGLDFFHSDPFTDSDPFTEDPFSKVDISDPFGGDPFKGTDPFAADNFFKQSSVGFPSGDPFGSSDPFSATTGPKELDPFTSRTSNAVTPDPFASGSGNIQDTDPFGSKIDALGDSDPFSSTGTGHDPFGGSDIPARDGPAAANDPFAPGGTTVAANSDPDPFAAVFGNETFGGGFADFSSLAKSNGSDPFDSSINKNLFKEDTQSDVPPALPPKTGTPTRPPPPPPGKRSNIHRSESSESFQRRGLFKAQGSGEFSSLPAKDSFKKQTWMA; from the exons ATGGCTGCCAGTCTCTCCCTGACTCAG CTTTCGAGTGGGAACCCTGTCTATGAGAAATACTATCGACAG GTAGATCCGTCCGGCAGTGGGCGTGTAGGAGCTGCTGATGCGGCCTTGTTTTTAAAGAGATCTGGCCTTACAGACCTGATCCTTGGCAAG ATTTGGGATTTAGCAGACTCAGATCGCAAAGGCTCGCTTAACAAGCAG CAATTTTTTGTCGCCCTCCGTTTGGTGGCGTGTGCTCAGAATGGACTTGAAGTGTCTCTTAAGAGCTTAAATACTGCTGTCCCTCCCCCAAAGTTT CATGACACTAGCAGTCCTCTTCAGTTTGGCCCCGTGCCCACGGACTGCCCATGGGTTGTCAAG GCGGAGGAGAAGCTGAAATTCGATGCCATCTTCGACAGCCTCTCTCCTGTGGGCGGCATGCTCACGGGCGATAAGGTCAAACCAGTGCTCCTCAATTCTAAACTCCCTGTGGACGTCCTTGGCAGG GTTTGGGAGCTCAGTGACATTGACAGAGATGGCATGCTGGACAGAGATGAGTTTGCTGTG gccATGCATTTGGTATACAGAGCCCTGGAGTCCGAGCCAGTTCCCATGTCTCTGCCTGCCACTCTGATTCCACCATCAAAACGGAAAAAATTAGCCACGCCTCCTGTGATGCCCCTCCTACCATCACCAGCACAGCATAAAGAGAGAGGCTCCGCCCACTCTGGATCTAAAACACTTCCAGCAAAACCTACACCACCACAG TGGGTGGTATCTCCAGCAGAGAAAGCCAAATATGATGACTTATTCACCAAGACAGACAGTGACATGGATGGCTTGGTATCTGGTGCTGAGGTCCGAGATATATTTCTAAAGACTGGTTTGCCATCTGCCACTTTGGCCCGCATTTG GGAGCTTTGTGATATAGGAGACATCGGGAAGCTGAGCCGAGATCAGTTTGCATTAGCTCTATATCTAATCAATCAGAAGCTGTCAAAGGGAATAGACCCACCCCAGACACTCTCTCCAGAAATGATCCCTCCTTCTGATAGACTGACACAACAG AACAATGCTGCAACAGTACAGGCTGCTGATTTCTCTGCAATTAAAGAGCTGGACTCGCTCACTAATGAAATCATGGACCTACAGAA GGAGAAGAGCGTGGTGGAACAGGACATCAAAGAGAGGGAGGAAACTATACGACAGAGGAACAGTGAAGTCCAG gaccTGCAGGAGGAGGTTCAGAAGGGCTCGGAGGAACTGAGCCGTCTGCAGGCGGAGCGACAGGAGGTGCAGGAGAAGTTGGAGAGGCTGGACGAGCAGAAACGCTCTCTAGAGGAGCAGCTCAAACTCATACAGCAACAATGCAGCCAGGAAAACCAACTG atcCAGTCATTGCAGGTGGAGCACTCAGAGCAGGAGCAGAGAATTGGTGACTATGAGGAGGAGTTGACCAGAGCCCGAGAAGAACTGCTCCACCTGCAGGAGGAGACGCGTCAACTGGGAGAGAAAGTTCAGTCTGCCCGTGCTCAACTCTGCCCCCTTGAGGATGCTGTTAAAGAATCCCACACACAGATTGCTCGG GAACAGAAGCGTTTGGCCGATCTTAAAACAGAGGAGAGAGAAGTGACTGCAAGGCTTACGTGGAAAATCCTGGAAGAGCCGGTGCTCGTCAACGGAACAGCGCCCTCCTCTGAGCAGCATGAGCAACTGCAGTGGCCTCAACCCACAGCACAGCTGCTGGAGAAACCCAAAGAGGACAAAGTCCAGGACGAAGAGGAGCAGTCGTCTGTGGATGAGCCTCAGGAGCTCAGAGTGACAGAGGAGCAGCCCGGGTCAGAGGCAGAGGAGCCTTCCACCACCCTAGAGGAGCAAGAGCCTAAAGCTGATTTTTATAGCTCTGACCTTTACAACAGTGGGTTATCCACTGCCAGCCCCACTACTATGGCCTGGCCTCTGGGGAACACG GAAAGCACAACACAAGCTAACCCAGAGCCAGAAGTAGAGGAAGAGAAGGAAAAGGCAGAGGAGCAGCCTTCCACCAGCACCCCTAAG GCGGAAACTGTGGAGCCAGAGAAGATGGAAGCTGCCCAGCAAGTTACTAACCCGCCCAGTGGTCCTGGCCTTGACTTCTTCCATTCGGACCCTTTCACTGACA GTGATCCATTCACTGAAGACCCTTTCTCAAAAGTTGACATTTCAG ATCCTTTCGGGGGGGACCCTTTTAAAGGCACAGACCCGTTTGCAGCAGACAACTTCTTCAAGCAGTCCTCAGTTGGTTTCCCCTCAGGAGATCCTTTTGGGTCCTCCGATCCATTTAGTGCCACCACAGGCCCAAAAGAGCTTGATCCATTCACATCCAGGACCAGTAATGCTGTCACTCCAGACCCGTTTGCTTCTGGTAGTGGTAACATCCAAGACACTGATCCATTCGGATCCAAAATTGATGCCCTGGGAGACTCTGATCCCTTCAGCTCAACTGGCACAGGACACGATCCATTTGGAGGATCAGATATACCTGCA agagatggaccagcagcagccaatgaTCCTTTTGCCCCAGGAGGAACTACAGTAGCCGCTAACTCAGACCCAG ATCCCTTTGCTGCAGTATTTGGCAATGAGACTTTTGGAGGAGGTTTTGCAGACTTTAGCAGCTTAGCCAAG TCTAATGGCAGCGATCCATTCGACTCAAGTataaacaagaatttatttaAGGAGGACACTCAGTCAGATGTTCCTCCAGCATTACCACCCAAAACCGGAACACCCACTAgacctccacctccacctccag GTAAACGTTCCAACATCCACCGATCAGAGTCGTCCGAGTCATTTCAGAGGCGCGGCCTGTTCAAGGCTCAGGGCTCTGGAGAGTTCTCCTCCCTTCCCGCTAAAGACTCG TTTAAGAAACAaacttggatggcttga